The DNA region TGAAGGGACTTTTCGGGGCAAGGGCAACTGTCTCAGTCGCGGATGTGTTGTGAGTAGGAATCATGCCATCACCCGCTAAGAATAAAGAGTTGGGACTATCTACAGTTATGCATTTTGTAGGAATCCCTTCTATTTCTTCTATGAAAACGATTCTATAACGACAAGATTGTTTTTCGTTTTTCTTCCTGCCTGTTATTTGGCGTTCTAACTTATATTTTAATTTGAATACAGGCATATATGCGGTAAAGTAAAAATGATTTATCCCATCTTTATCTTGATTATAATTTCCTTTTAGTCCTAACGTATACAATAATTCTGAAAAATCAGATGCCAACTGGTTACTTTTGCTCGCAAATCTTACCTGATGCCCGCTTCTACAAGAACCATCCCCATCCATTAGTCCCCTTAAAAGTTCCAGTCTTTGCATATGGGAGGCTCTTAAATAATCAGTGGGGATATGTTTATTATTCAAAAGTCCATAATTAACAAAATATTTACGAATTCCCCTCATATAAAGACCATATGTTTCGGTTTCTTTGCACGCAATCCTTTTAGGACTAAGGATACAACCATCGGCAACTAAATATCCAGCCAACTCATCAACCGTTTTCTTGTGGGCGAAAATTTCAGTGTATCTTGAATTGCCATCCGATAACCATAACCCAAGCACATACGGAGGAATCTTCAATTCCTTTTCAGGTAAATCCAAGGGTTCTGTTAATGAGATAGAGTCGTTATCAATATCAATATCTCTTGTTTGTATTACTTTTCCGCATTCTGAACCACGGTTTACCGTCCAAAGATGGTCTGCACTTGCCACGACAAAGGAACCGTTACTAAACATGACCTTATAAGATTTTTCCTTGTTTAATGTCGGACTTTCGCCGATCACCTTACAGGGTTTACCCTTCTCATCAAAGACAGAATCTCCAATATGTATATTTTCTAAAGTATCCCACCCGTTGGGTGTGCATATCATTGTTTTTATTGATAAATCCGCCCAGTAATTGTACATCTCCTGCGGCCCCTTCGCCCCCCTTGCCAGAGACAAATAATATTTCTTCCCTTCAACTACGATTTCATCACCGAGAACCGGAATAATTGGAATGTACTTACCTGCCCAGTCAGCTTTTTCCAGGACTTCCGCCCCGTTCATCCTGCACCACTTTACCTGATGGGCCTGCTCGGTTCTTTCCTGTACAATAGTAAACCCTTTTGCCTCAATATCTTCTTTAGTGACTTCCCCGCCCAGTTCAATGACCTCTCTGGTTGACAACTGCACTAATTTTTTCTCAACGGGTTCCTTATAAAAATATTCAACTACCCTGACCTTGTCCTTATATAACCAGTCCCCGAATAAAGACTTCTTCCCCTCAAAATCGGTTACAGCAGCTTTCGGATAGAGTTTCTTGAACTCTTTTTTATCAACTAATTCCTCGATAAAACCATATTTCGCATCCTCAAACGTAAATTCTACCGCTGATGGGTCAAGCCGTACCGATAACGGATTTAAAATTCTCTTAATGTAAATGTCCTGGTCAAAACTGTTCTCGCCAAATTGTGTAATAAGCCTGAAATACCCTACTGAACACGAAACGGCGTGCATATACCCTGTATCGTAGGCAATTTCGGCCGAACTCAGATATTCAATCTGCCTGATTAACCCACTATACAGTTCAGCCATTTGAACGTCGCCCTTGTCGTCTACCGGAATGACTTTCACACGTGGACGGTTCTGCTGTAAATCCCCCCTCAACTGCCGGACAAACTTCTGTAACTTGTTTACAGTGGTAACAGGCCTGCCATCCCTTTCCCTGGCGGCTCGTATTTGAGGTGGCCATTGCCCCTCGTCAATATCATAAACAAATTTAAGGTCGTTCGATGCTTCTTTGTAGACGTCGTCCCATCCTTCACAGGCAATCTTGTAACGTTCTTTTGCCAGATCGAGTATATCTTTGTCTTCCTTTTTCATTAATTCCCCATATTTATAGCCAAACAACTTTTCCCAATTTTATTCGAGGCTATTATTGCAGTCATGTTTTTTTCTCTTATTGTCTTTAATGCCCTTTCTTGCCATTCATAAGGCTCAAAGAAAAATGTTAAATGAGCGTTCCTGAAGTTCTCAAGCCTCTCCTCTAACCTGGAACCTACCACCGTGCCGGCCTATTTATTGGAATATATTTTTCACCTTCCCATCTTCCAGCTGGCATCCCTTTTTTGTAATATTTTGATTCTATAGAAAATGTAGGATGTCCTGGTAATTTGAAAGTGTCTGGTAAATGTCCTCCATTATTAAAAGATGCAAAGTTTCCTTTAGTGTCAGTCCTATTTATGCCTGCACGAAAAGCTCCAAGTAAATCATAATGTTGTGCTGGATTAAATGGGTCTCTATCTCCATTCTTTTCTAACCATGCGTTAAATGCCTCAACTTCTTCCTTTTTTGGCAGGGATAACTCTATCCCATCCATTATAATAAATGTGTTCCCTTGTTCTGGCATTGCTATCCCTTCACAAACTTAGCCTTTTTCTTAGACACCTTCGCCTCAATAAACCCATCCCCCAACTTCCTCTTGCGATACGCTTCCTTGTTTTTCATTATTTCCCCATCCATCCACCCTGAGAATACACCTGCTGTGCCGGTAATGGCTTCACATGATAATGTTCGTAGCGTGTGCCAGTAAGAGTGTAACGATATGCATTTTCACACATATGATCATACCCGTCCTTCGCTGGTTTACCGTCGTCATCAAATACCCATCTCTGAACTTCAAATAAAAACCTTTCACAAGTATCAAAAACATACATCGTCGGCATCCGGTTCACGCCTTTCAACCATGTCTGCAAATTCTTTATCCCTGAATCCTTGTCCTTTGACGCAACAAATAACGTAACCCCATGTTCAGATAATTTATCGCTCAATATCGAAAACGTGTCCCTGGCATTTGTCCCAATGCGATTACGCATATAACTAAGGTCTCCCTTTGATAACGGATCAATATAGGCTTCCGTAATATTCCACCCACCTTTAATTTTACGAACAATGTCATCTCCTATTTCCTCCGCTGATAGGTTCTTCCATGTCTCCCCTATACAGTAATTAACGTCCTGCCGGTTCACTGTCCAGTACGAAATGGCCTGCGGGACGCTTAAATGGAAATCTATCATCACGGTCACCGGCCAGTCAGTCGGTACATCAAATGGCTCAATTTTGTGAACATTAAAATCAAACTCCTTCAAAACCCTACCTACAAGCGATTTAAACTGCCCAAATATTCTCGGTGCCACGTCCGCCGGGTCGATGTCCTTTATAAACTTCAATATCTTTAAATTGGAAATAAGCTCGTCTGAAACCAATCCCTCAAGAAACCTTTCAGCCCTCGCACCTTTATCACTCACCGGCAGTTCCTTCTCCACGTCATCGTATAAAAGCAAATCAAAAAACTTCCCCAACTGCTCCTCACTCAAATCCTTCAAAACATCACAATCACTCTTATATAGATCAGGATTGTCCGTTATCTTCAACCCGTCAACTATCCCCACGTCCTTACGGCCGCTCAAAACTATCTCATCCAGTATCCAGGCTTCCTTAATCGGCGTCAACGACAATACAGTCTTGCCCTGATCCAATAACAACCCCCTTGACATCGCCATGTACTTCGACTTCGGAGGCGGTTCATC from Syntrophales bacterium includes:
- a CDS encoding portal protein; its protein translation is MKKEDKDILDLAKERYKIACEGWDDVYKEASNDLKFVYDIDEGQWPPQIRAARERDGRPVTTVNKLQKFVRQLRGDLQQNRPRVKVIPVDDKGDVQMAELYSGLIRQIEYLSSAEIAYDTGYMHAVSCSVGYFRLITQFGENSFDQDIYIKRILNPLSVRLDPSAVEFTFEDAKYGFIEELVDKKEFKKLYPKAAVTDFEGKKSLFGDWLYKDKVRVVEYFYKEPVEKKLVQLSTREVIELGGEVTKEDIEAKGFTIVQERTEQAHQVKWCRMNGAEVLEKADWAGKYIPIIPVLGDEIVVEGKKYYLSLARGAKGPQEMYNYWADLSIKTMICTPNGWDTLENIHIGDSVFDEKGKPCKVIGESPTLNKEKSYKVMFSNGSFVVASADHLWTVNRGSECGKVIQTRDIDIDNDSISLTEPLDLPEKELKIPPYVLGLWLSDGNSRYTEIFAHKKTVDELAGYLVADGCILSPKRIACKETETYGLYMRGIRKYFVNYGLLNNKHIPTDYLRASHMQRLELLRGLMDGDGSCRSGHQVRFASKSNQLASDFSELLYTLGLKGNYNQDKDGINHFYFTAYMPVFKLKYKLERQITGRKKNEKQSCRYRIVFIEEIEGIPTKCITVDSPNSLFLAGDGMIPTHNTSATETVALAPKSPF